One Castanea sativa cultivar Marrone di Chiusa Pesio chromosome 4, ASM4071231v1 DNA window includes the following coding sequences:
- the LOC142632603 gene encoding uncharacterized protein LOC142632603, producing MALKLDLSKAYDRVEWVYLETIMKKMGFGVKWINLIMECISTVTYSVLINGEPTQTIQPSRGLRQGDSLSPYLFLLCSEGLHCLLHRERSLDLLDCYERASSQQLNRNKTSLFFSKSTPPDILDQIKNSLEVQEIKKYEKYLGLPSLVGRKKKASLLFIKERVAAKLQGWKEQLLSQAGREPKSLEGMGFKELQKFNEAMLSKQEGNDSFAWKSILKGRDVISKGVQWRVGNCTLIQIYHDNWLLDPYNKRMVSPRNFLGNDAQESVLIDNEHRCWLREAIDNIFLPHEAVAIKSIPLSLRVCEEKLFWPHSPNGKYPVKSAYRVLMEEELKETPSPSDLTPTKRIWKGIWSLRVPNRVKTLLCKAGTDSLPSKANLMKQRVANDDLCSGCKLKSETSFHALWSCTEISPVWEAHFAWLIKLSKDCNSLVEVIQLCQERSNLLELFATTVSLIWARRNQLRVGETTTPLWKINSMAIDNLQEL from the exons ATGGCGCTGAAGCTGGACTTGAGCAAGGCCTACGACAGGGTTGAATGGGTATACCTTGAAACTATCATGAAGAAAATGGGTTTTGGTGTCAAGTGGATCAATCTAATCATGGAGTGCATTTCGACAGTCACTTACTCAGTCCTTATTAATGGTGAACCCACTCAAACGATCCAACCCTCTAGAGGTTTGCGTCAAGGGGACTCATTGTCTCCCTACTTATTTCTCCTTTGTTCAGAGGGTCTCCACTGTCTGCTACATAGGGAGCGGAGTCTAG ACCTTTTGGACTGCTATGAGAGGGCCTCCAGTCAGCAGCTGAATCGGAACAAAACCAGCCTTTTCTTCAGCAAATCCACACCCCCTGACATCTTGGATCAGATCAAAAACTCTCTAGAAGTGCAAGAGATTAAGAAATACGAGAAATACCTTGGCCTTCCCTCTCTAGTAgggagaaagaagaaagcaagcTTGCTTTTTATTAAGGAAAGAGTGGCGGCAAAGCTCCAAGGTTGGAAAGAACAATTACTCTCCCAAGCTGGGCGAGAA CCAAAAAGTTTGGAAGGAATGGGGTTCAAAGAGCTTCAGAAATTCAACGAAGCCATGCTTTCAAAACAG GAAGGTAATGACTCTTTCGCTTGGAAGAGTATATTAAAGGGGAGAGATGTGATCAGCAAAGGGGTGCAATGGAGGGTGGGAAATTGCACCTTGATCCAGATTTATCATGATAATTGGCTCCTTGATCCATACAACAAGAGAATGGTGTCACCGAGAAATTTCCTTGGCAACGATGCTCAAGAATCTGTCCTAATTGATAATGAGCATCGTTGCTGGCTTCGAGAAGCAATTGACAACATCTTCTTACCCCATGAAGCTGTTGCTATCAAGTCCATCCCCCTTAGCCTTAGAGTGTGTGAGGAAAAGCTATTTTGGCCTCACTCTCCCAATGGAAAATACCCAGTCAAATCGGCATACAGAGTTCTTATGGAGGAAGAGCTAAAAGAGACCCCATCTCCTTCGGATTTAACACCTACCAAGAGAATATGGAAGGGCATTTGGAGCTTGCGGGTTCCTAACAGAGTTAAAACCTTGTTATGCAAAGCTGGAACAGATTCTCTACCTTCAAAAGCAAATCTGATGAAGCAAAGAGTGGCTAATGATGACCTCTGCTCCGGTTGTAAACTCAAGAGTGAAACTTCCTTTCATGCCTTATGGTCATGCACTGAAATATCTCCAGTTTGGGAGGCCCATTTTGCTTGGTTAATTAAGCTCTCCAAAGATTGCAACTCATTAGTGGAAGTCATCCAGCTTTGCCAAGAGCGCAGCAACCTCTTGGAGTTGTTTGCCACAACCGTATCACTCATTTGGGCTCGCAGGAACCAACTTAGAGTAGGTGAAACCACAACTCCATTGTGGAAGATTAACTCCATGGCCATAGACAACCTGCAGGAACTATAG